The following are from one region of the Girardinichthys multiradiatus isolate DD_20200921_A chromosome 9, DD_fGirMul_XY1, whole genome shotgun sequence genome:
- the zgc:172121 gene encoding homocysteine S-methyltransferase, with amino-acid sequence MSSSDCLNRLLSNGPLILDGGLATELEAQGAKLQGDPLWSARLLHTNPQAIKEAHYRFLLGGADVTTTATYQASIQGFMDHLDVSSERARELLMSGVQVAKETVETFAPGERNLLVAGSVGPYGAFLHDGSEFTGAYAQKKSVEELRLWHKAQVDCLVAAGADLIAFETIPSIKEAQAIVELLKEYPDCRAWLAFSCKDVKHISDGSLFRDAVEMACRSPQMFAVGVNCCHPAVVEPLLDSGREALGANMSWVVYPNSGETWDSKNGWQKSEQTAGWMPELSHTWLKQGAALLGGCCRISPAHITALRLQLKRSSTSSSD; translated from the exons ATGAGTTCATCTGATTGCCTAAATCGCTTACTCAGTAATGGTCCCCTGATTTTGGATGGTGGACTTGCAACTGAACTAGAGGCGCAAGGAGCTAAACTACAG GGGGATCCTTTATGGAGCGCTAGGCTTTTGCACACTAATCCCCAGGCCATAAAAGAGGCTCATTACAG GTTTCTCCTCGGTGGGGCTGATGTCACCACAACTGCAACGTACCAGGCGAGCATCCAGGGATTCATGGACCACCTGGACGTGAGCTCTGAGCGGGCCAGAGAGCTGCTGATGTCTGGAGTTCAGGTGGCTAAAGAGACGGTGGAGACCTTTGCCCCTG GGGAGAGAAATCTGTTGGTGGCGGGCTCAGTTGGACCGTATGGGGCCTTCCTCCATGATGGATCAGAGTTCACCGGAGCTTATGCCCAGAAGAAAAGCGTTGAA GAGCTCAGACTGTGGCATAAGGCACAGGTGGACTGTTTAGTAGCAGCAGGAGCTGACCTCATTGCTTTTGAGACCATCCCGAGTATCAAAGAGGCCCAGGCTATAGTGGAGCTGCTGAAAGAATACCCGGATTGTAGAGCCTGGCTGGCGTTCTCCTGTAAG gatgTGAAGCACATTTCAGATGGCAGCCTGTTCAGAGACGCCGTGGAGATGGCCTGCAGATCACCTCAAATGTTTGCTGTGGGAGTCAACTGCTGCCATCCAGCTGTGGTGGAGCcgctgttggactctggcagggagGCACTGGGCGCCAACATGAGCTGGGTGGTGTACCCAAACAGCGGGGAGACGTGGGACTCTAAGAACGG ATGGCAGAAATCAGAGCAGACTGCAGGGTGGATGCCTGAGCTGAGTCACACCTGGCTGAAGCAGGGTGCTGCTCTGTTAG GTGGCTGCTGCCGTATCAGTCCTGCTCACATCACAGCATTGAGGCTGCAGTTGAAAAGAAGCAGCACATCTTCATCAGATTAA